A genome region from Bacteroidales bacterium includes the following:
- a CDS encoding aminodeoxychorismate synthase component I yields MNSLDRNKAIQKMNEYGKNKLPFLFIIDFDFKKAYILDKEELDPYKVKFSFNNFANCEDKKIKKQVKFEKKTPSLYNYQISFDKVQKEINAGNTYLLNLTFSSEFQTNLDLKEIYNLAKAPYKLYFNDEFTVFSPETFIKIKDRKISSFPMKGTIDASIPNAERKILNDHKETAEHNTIVDLIRNDLNMVGRQVKVERFRYIDKITTNKKDLLQVSSEISGILPDNYYENIGTIIDKLLPAGSISGAPKKKTIEIIKFTETHNRNYYTGIAGYFDGKNLDSFVMIRFIEKQGNQLFFKSGGGITNFSNVNSEYNEIIDKIYLPI; encoded by the coding sequence ATTAACTCTTTAGACAGAAATAAAGCGATTCAAAAAATGAATGAATACGGGAAAAATAAATTACCCTTTTTATTCATTATTGATTTTGACTTTAAAAAAGCATATATACTTGATAAAGAAGAATTGGACCCTTACAAAGTTAAGTTTTCTTTTAACAATTTTGCGAATTGTGAGGATAAAAAAATTAAGAAACAGGTAAAATTTGAGAAAAAAACTCCCTCATTGTATAATTATCAAATATCTTTTGATAAAGTACAAAAAGAGATTAATGCGGGTAATACATATTTATTGAACCTGACATTTTCTTCCGAGTTTCAAACAAATTTGGATTTAAAAGAAATATATAATTTAGCTAAAGCCCCTTATAAACTCTATTTTAATGATGAATTTACGGTATTTTCTCCGGAAACATTTATTAAGATAAAAGATCGAAAAATTTCTTCATTTCCCATGAAAGGAACTATTGATGCAAGTATTCCGAATGCTGAAAGGAAAATATTAAATGATCATAAAGAAACTGCCGAACATAATACCATAGTTGATCTCATAAGAAATGATTTAAATATGGTTGGCAGACAGGTTAAAGTTGAACGATTCAGATATATTGACAAAATTACTACTAATAAAAAAGATCTTCTGCAAGTCAGTTCAGAAATCAGCGGCATTTTACCGGATAATTATTATGAAAACATCGGAACCATAATTGACAAACTACTTCCTGCAGGTTCAATAAGCGGAGCACCAAAGAAAAAAACAATTGAAATTATTAAATTTACGGAAACACATAATCGAAACTACTATACCGGAATTGCCGGATATTTTGACGGCAAAAATTTAGACAGCTTTGTAATGATACGATTTATTGAAAAACAAGGCAATCAATTATTTTTTAAAAGCGGCGGCGGTATTACAAATTTCAGTAATGTAAATTCAGAATACAACGAAATTATTGATAAGATTTATCTTCCGATATAA
- a CDS encoding ribonuclease HI — MHIFDQINDAYRIHIFSSSHKAEISFTPVKKILAFESNNLFTEVLKENEYQIRKIFHNKRTDTFYIGFKLKFIIRNNEEVVGFNDLSKIIVYDKRTNSPKIYTLDYYENDFISIFTDGSYSVKKRFCSYVALFKKTNALYDIKFGIKEIQNSSLIELVAVIEGLKELEDYEKIRIITDSRYVIKGLTEWIYNWKLNNWITAQGEKVKNITYWKEYYKLTQGKYIEFEWVKAHSFHYENTICDVYAKELLKRL; from the coding sequence ATGCACATTTTTGATCAAATAAATGATGCATACAGAATTCATATTTTTTCATCTTCACATAAAGCAGAGATTAGTTTTACACCGGTGAAAAAAATACTTGCCTTTGAATCAAATAATTTATTTACTGAAGTTTTAAAAGAAAACGAATACCAAATCAGAAAGATTTTCCATAATAAAAGAACAGACACTTTTTATATTGGCTTTAAATTAAAATTCATTATAAGGAATAATGAGGAAGTTGTAGGATTTAATGATCTCTCGAAAATTATTGTTTACGATAAACGTACGAATTCTCCCAAAATTTATACACTTGATTATTATGAAAATGATTTTATAAGTATATTTACTGACGGTAGTTATTCCGTAAAAAAGCGATTTTGTTCTTATGTTGCATTGTTTAAAAAAACAAATGCTCTGTATGATATAAAATTTGGTATTAAGGAAATTCAAAACAGCAGTTTAATTGAGTTAGTAGCTGTAATAGAGGGGCTTAAGGAGTTGGAAGATTACGAAAAAATCAGGATTATAACTGACAGCCGCTATGTAATTAAAGGTTTGACTGAATGGATTTATAATTGGAAATTAAATAATTGGATTACTGCTCAAGGAGAGAAAGTTAAAAATATAACTTATTGGAAAGAATATTATAAACTGACTCAAGGTAAATATATTGAATTTGAATGGGTTAAAGCACACTCTTTTCATTATGAGAATACAATTTGTGACGTTTATGCCAAGGAATTGTTAAAAAGACTCTAA
- a CDS encoding aminodeoxychorismate/anthranilate synthase component II, translated as MKKVLLIDNYDSFTFNLAQLLYESNLCEYTIIKNDVVNLNEISEFDKILISPGPGLPEHTVNLFEIIDKFYKEKSILGICLGMQAIAEYFGADLYNPDKVHHGVKTNTKIIDREDKLFKDLPERIETGLYHSWAVSVDNDNNDLKVTAISQRNIIMAVSHVKYDVKGIQFHPESIMTKFGKKIIENWLSY; from the coding sequence ATGAAAAAAGTTTTATTAATAGATAATTATGATTCGTTTACGTTTAATTTAGCACAACTGCTTTATGAAAGCAATTTATGCGAATATACGATAATTAAAAACGATGTGGTAAATTTAAATGAAATTTCTGAATTTGATAAAATTTTAATTTCACCCGGACCCGGATTACCTGAACACACAGTAAATTTATTTGAAATAATTGATAAATTTTATAAAGAAAAGTCAATACTGGGAATTTGTCTCGGAATGCAAGCAATTGCCGAATATTTCGGAGCAGATTTATATAATCCTGACAAGGTTCATCACGGAGTTAAAACCAATACGAAAATAATTGACAGAGAAGATAAATTGTTTAAAGATCTGCCTGAAAGGATTGAGACCGGGTTGTATCATTCTTGGGCAGTTTCGGTTGATAATGATAATAACGATCTGAAAGTTACGGCAATATCACAACGCAATATAATTATGGCTGTCAGTCATGTAAAATATGATGTTAAAGGTATCCAATTTCATCCTGAATCCATAATGACAAAATTCGGAAAAAAAATTATTGAAAATTGGCTAAGTTATTAA